GGTCTTGCTTCATTACCGTCTCTACAGCTATTTTCACACCAGACATAAAGGAAGTGCGATTATAGGAATCATGACGAATGGATAACGTTTGGCCATCTGATCCAAATAAAACCTGTTGATGGGCAACGAGTCCTGGCAGTCTCACGGAGTGAATGTGCATACCGTTAAATTCTGCACCCCTTGCACCACTTATTGTTTCCTTTTCATCAGGATGTCCCTGTTGTTTGAATTCTCTTACAGACGCCATCATTTCAGCAGTCTTCACAGCAGTGCCGGATGGAGCGTCAAGCTTTTGATCGTGGTGAAGTTCGATTATTTCAATATCATTAAAATATTTTGCAGCCATTTGTGAAAACTTCATCATTAAAACAGCGCCAAGAGCAAAATTTGGTGCTATTATACAGCCTAGTTCCTTTTCCTTACATATATGCTCCAACTCTTCTAAGTCAGCTTTTGTAAAACCAGTAGTCCCCACCACAGGTCTCACATTATGTTGAAGTGCTGTTCTGGCATGATGCATGCCGACTTCAGGTGTAGTTAGATCAATTAATACATCACACTCAACATTTTGCAGGCACTTCTCAATAGATGAAAAAATAGGGACATTATTTATTGAATGGAAACCCTCTAAGTCACTTAACATGTGGCCATCATGTTTATGGTCAACTGCTGCGATTAATTCAAAATGTTCCGTATTGGTTACCATTTTGACGGCTTCGCTCCCCATCCGTCCTCTTGGTCCCGCTATAATAATTTTCACCGTTTCCATTCCGTTTCACTCCTCATCCTTCTTTTCTATCTTCGTCCAGCGGTCCTTATCTCTGGTATTAAATTTGTTCATAACATAACCGTGTGCCTCTTCCAAGTCAATATTTAATGAATTGGCCAAGCAAATGATGACAAAAAGAAGATCTCCCAGCTCCTCCTCAATAGCCTTTTCCGTTTCGCTGGATTTCTTAGGCTTCTCACCATATTGATGATTGACTTCTCTGGCAAGCTCACCTAGCTCTTCCGTAAGCCGAGCTACCATCGCAAGTGGACTAAAATACCCTTCCTTAAATTGACTTATGTATGTATCTACTTCCTTCTGCAGGTCTTTGATAGTTTTGCCATTGGCCACACATATTCACCTCTTTTAATAATTGTAAAACAACTATACTAAATACATTAGCTAAAAAAAGTTAGTTTTACAAATATTTTCGCATTAAGTATCACTTTCCAGCCTAAAATTGCTCTTCTATTATTAATTCGCTATAATAAAAGCCGCTGGCTACGGAAAATTGCGGTAGAGGAGAAAAGATTATGATATTTGGTCTTAAAATGAAAAACGTTTTATTTATTTTAATTGGAACAGCGATTATGTCTTTTGGACTGGTCAATTTTAATATGCAGAATAAACTTGCCGAAGGCGGCTTTACCGGTATAACGCTACTTCTATACTTCATGTTCAAATGGGATCCATCTTATACAAACTTAATTTTAAATATCCCTCTCTTTTTTGTCGGCTGGAAATTACTCGGTAGAAATGCTTTTATATACACACTTCTTGGCACGGTCGGTCTATCCGTTTTTTTATGGATATTCCAGCGTTATTCGATTGACATGCCGCTAAAAGATGATTTATTACTAGCTGCACTATTTGCGGGTGTTTTTCTTGGAATTGGATTAGGGATTATCTTTCGCTATGGCGGTACGACAGGTGGAGTCGATATCATTGCACGACTTGTCCAGAAATATGCTGGCTGGAGCATGGGAAGGACCATGTTTATCTTTGACATAGGAGTGATTGGGTTATCTGTTCTTACCTATCTCAATTATAAAGAAGCAATGTACACTCTAGTAGCTGTATTTATTGGAGCTAGGGTTATTGATTTTATTCAAGAAGGTGCCTATACGGCCAGAGGTGCAATGATTGTTTCTGATAGAAATGATGATATTGCGAAAAAAATTATGGAAGAAATGGATAGAGGCGTTACTGTTCTGAAAGGGTATGGTTCTTTTACTAAAATAGAGAGAGAAGTTTTATACTGTGTTGTGGCTAAAAACGAAATCGTTCGTTTAAAAAACTTGATTACCTCAGTTGATCCACATGCGTTTGTTTCTGTCACTGTTGTCCATGATGTCCATGGAGAAGGATTTACACTAGATGAAAATAAAAAGCCTATTGAAATCTAGAAAAGCAATGTCCATTTTCCGGACATTGCTTTTTATTCATTACTTCTATTCATACCTGTAAATATAAGAACCAGCCTAAATAATTCCAAAACAGCAACTGCTGCTGCAGCAACGTATGTCAAAGCCGCTGCATTCAATACCTTACGTGCGCTACGCTCTTCCATATTGCGTATTAGACCTAGAGAAACTACTTGGTCCATCGCTCGGTTG
This Neobacillus sp. YX16 DNA region includes the following protein-coding sequences:
- the dapB gene encoding 4-hydroxy-tetrahydrodipicolinate reductase, which encodes METVKIIIAGPRGRMGSEAVKMVTNTEHFELIAAVDHKHDGHMLSDLEGFHSINNVPIFSSIEKCLQNVECDVLIDLTTPEVGMHHARTALQHNVRPVVGTTGFTKADLEELEHICKEKELGCIIAPNFALGAVLMMKFSQMAAKYFNDIEIIELHHDQKLDAPSGTAVKTAEMMASVREFKQQGHPDEKETISGARGAEFNGMHIHSVRLPGLVAHQQVLFGSDGQTLSIRHDSYNRTSFMSGVKIAVETVMKQDLFVYGLENILE
- a CDS encoding nucleotide pyrophosphohydrolase; the encoded protein is MANGKTIKDLQKEVDTYISQFKEGYFSPLAMVARLTEELGELAREVNHQYGEKPKKSSETEKAIEEELGDLLFVIICLANSLNIDLEEAHGYVMNKFNTRDKDRWTKIEKKDEE
- a CDS encoding YitT family protein, translating into MIFGLKMKNVLFILIGTAIMSFGLVNFNMQNKLAEGGFTGITLLLYFMFKWDPSYTNLILNIPLFFVGWKLLGRNAFIYTLLGTVGLSVFLWIFQRYSIDMPLKDDLLLAALFAGVFLGIGLGIIFRYGGTTGGVDIIARLVQKYAGWSMGRTMFIFDIGVIGLSVLTYLNYKEAMYTLVAVFIGARVIDFIQEGAYTARGAMIVSDRNDDIAKKIMEEMDRGVTVLKGYGSFTKIEREVLYCVVAKNEIVRLKNLITSVDPHAFVSVTVVHDVHGEGFTLDENKKPIEI